A single window of Paenibacillus sp. FSL H8-0537 DNA harbors:
- a CDS encoding S-layer homology domain-containing protein, whose product MKRWLAAMMVFILFVYPMLLPPKAYAAGTMFTSVASQLSTTMALDANGQIWAWGSNISGQFGDGTNVSTRTPKKITVMDNGAPVTFKEVKPGFNSALALDTGGQLWSTGDNGNGQLGLGAGTASTMVWTKVEVMDGGTAVTFKKIASLRFTSLALDSDGTLWIWGFRTSTPDPYVPTKKELTDGNGDPVVFETLEGNEENGIAIDSTQHIWEIFHVQYMPARLSVMDGAVEAEFQSIAAGAGFGTGTFLMLAIDSIGSVWTWGGNDQGQLGDGQISGDRWFPEKNPVLDNGTPVKFAQVSGGNKHVLALDENGDMWTWGMNVAGQLGDGTTINSAPQKVAVSDNGTSIQFVSLTAGFDVSYGLDQDGRLWSWGNQNMLGDGGNGTGSQATPKKIFLQPTVTLQTSVASSTYLQPITLTASLTGDLDIPTGNVEFRDGGLPLGSSSLAANGTATLTVSSLQPRTHNYTVHYAGDDYYLARTTNNFAFQVTMPDAPVISIIPSTTAQTNDPVTLNVTTSTYGIGNSLYSLKWLPGDHNASAFAGAGTDILASGSFDVAINGSYTVYAKDLAGNETVKKIEVVNIVPLPNDSLISPVVASFDKYTGAAANADVSTGLTLNGNTLSSVANGAAALAQGTDYTVTGSTVTILKSYMMTQPVGTTSLTFAFSGGADQTLAITVGDSTPSPTPTPTPTPTPSATPSPTPTATPISSPNPASTSSNVQPNYQIITDSSGRVVVIVDPTLLVTEKKPDGTNVQKLMVPESILNQAAGQLKDTARPIIIFRIDNKESAVQVQLPASSLAAIGKSFPNAVIEVELKGSSMQLTASVLDLEKLAKRLGVSVSDLKINSTMEQVSDTVRNELVRVGNDKGFSLLGSVVDFKVTAEANGQTIDIGDFGGTYMVQAIVIDQAVAGDLVFAVHYDPATKQVSYIPTQLGARNDGSKQAVMRTPHHSIYAVIRKDNPSFVDMQEHWAKAEVEQLAARFIVIGISDERFAPNDSITRAEFASLLVRSMGVSLEHDSAYQGFTDIASTAWYASAVEAAVRAGLVQGLTSERFGPNEQISREQMAVMLARALTIVSKDRTEPVDSGTEVAFTDQDQISPWAEAAVAETAKAGIITGMAGQTFAPKDFATRAQAAVMLNRFLQAVGFIG is encoded by the coding sequence CACGATGTTCACATCCGTTGCTTCACAACTGAGCACGACGATGGCACTGGATGCAAACGGCCAAATCTGGGCGTGGGGCAGCAACATTTCTGGTCAATTTGGAGACGGGACAAACGTTTCCACGCGTACTCCCAAAAAGATTACGGTCATGGATAATGGGGCACCTGTGACGTTCAAGGAAGTGAAGCCAGGCTTTAACTCTGCCCTTGCCTTGGACACGGGCGGCCAGTTGTGGTCAACAGGAGATAATGGAAATGGTCAATTGGGACTTGGCGCTGGGACTGCGAGTACGATGGTCTGGACAAAGGTTGAAGTGATGGACGGCGGTACGGCTGTCACCTTTAAGAAAATCGCCTCCTTGCGCTTTACTTCGCTTGCTTTGGACAGCGATGGAACGCTTTGGATATGGGGCTTTAGAACGTCGACGCCTGATCCTTATGTCCCTACTAAAAAGGAATTGACGGACGGCAACGGAGACCCTGTCGTATTTGAAACGCTGGAGGGAAATGAGGAGAACGGAATCGCAATCGATTCGACGCAGCATATTTGGGAGATTTTCCATGTCCAGTACATGCCCGCGAGATTATCGGTGATGGATGGCGCGGTGGAAGCCGAATTTCAATCCATCGCAGCTGGAGCAGGCTTTGGTACGGGTACGTTTCTGATGCTTGCTATCGACAGCATCGGCAGCGTATGGACCTGGGGAGGAAACGATCAAGGGCAGCTTGGTGATGGACAAATCTCCGGCGATAGATGGTTCCCAGAGAAAAATCCGGTGCTAGACAACGGGACCCCGGTCAAGTTCGCACAAGTTTCAGGAGGCAACAAGCATGTTTTGGCACTCGATGAAAACGGTGATATGTGGACATGGGGAATGAATGTAGCAGGGCAGCTTGGAGACGGCACGACAATCAATTCTGCTCCGCAAAAGGTAGCTGTGTCGGATAACGGAACGTCTATTCAATTTGTCTCTCTAACTGCTGGCTTTGATGTATCATATGGTCTTGATCAGGACGGCCGCTTATGGTCGTGGGGAAACCAAAATATGCTTGGTGATGGGGGAAATGGCACCGGGTCGCAAGCAACGCCTAAAAAAATATTTTTGCAGCCTACGGTAACGCTGCAAACGTCGGTAGCATCGTCTACCTATCTCCAGCCCATTACTTTGACCGCTTCCCTTACCGGTGATCTCGACATTCCGACAGGGAACGTTGAGTTCAGAGACGGGGGCTTGCCGCTCGGCTCCTCTTCACTTGCTGCGAACGGAACGGCAACCTTAACGGTTTCGTCACTGCAGCCGAGAACTCATAATTACACTGTACATTATGCAGGTGATGACTATTATCTAGCGAGAACAACGAATAATTTTGCCTTTCAGGTGACGATGCCAGATGCGCCGGTTATTTCTATAATTCCATCAACGACCGCACAGACGAATGATCCGGTAACGCTGAACGTGACCACTTCTACCTACGGCATTGGAAATTCGCTGTACAGCTTGAAATGGCTGCCGGGCGATCATAATGCTTCCGCATTTGCGGGTGCTGGAACCGACATATTGGCTTCCGGAAGCTTTGATGTAGCCATCAATGGCAGCTATACGGTGTATGCCAAGGATTTAGCGGGCAATGAAACGGTGAAAAAAATAGAAGTAGTGAACATTGTTCCACTACCAAATGACAGCCTCATCAGTCCAGTGGTTGCCAGCTTCGATAAATATACGGGAGCGGCGGCGAATGCTGATGTATCAACGGGGCTGACACTGAACGGCAACACGCTTAGCAGCGTTGCTAACGGCGCAGCGGCGCTCGCTCAAGGAACGGATTATACCGTAACAGGCAGCACTGTAACGATTTTGAAATCATACATGATGACGCAGCCAGTTGGTACAACGAGCCTGACGTTTGCGTTCAGTGGAGGAGCAGATCAGACGCTGGCGATAACGGTAGGTGATTCTACTCCAAGCCCGACGCCGACGCCGACACCGACACCGACACCGAGTGCAACACCAAGTCCTACTCCTACGGCAACACCGATTTCGTCACCAAATCCAGCTTCGACTTCTTCTAATGTACAGCCTAACTATCAAATTATAACGGATTCGTCAGGCAGAGTTGTGGTCATCGTTGATCCTACTTTACTGGTAACCGAGAAGAAACCGGATGGAACGAATGTTCAAAAGCTAATGGTCCCGGAAAGTATTTTGAATCAGGCTGCTGGCCAGTTAAAGGACACAGCAAGACCGATTATTATATTTAGAATCGACAATAAGGAAAGCGCCGTTCAGGTGCAGCTTCCGGCTTCATCGCTTGCGGCTATTGGGAAGTCTTTCCCGAATGCTGTCATCGAGGTCGAATTAAAAGGCTCCAGCATGCAGCTTACGGCTAGCGTACTTGATTTGGAGAAGCTGGCGAAGCGGCTTGGCGTTTCCGTATCCGATTTGAAAATCAATTCGACGATGGAGCAAGTCAGCGATACTGTGCGCAATGAGCTTGTACGGGTAGGAAATGACAAAGGGTTCAGTCTGCTAGGCAGTGTCGTTGATTTCAAAGTAACGGCTGAGGCGAACGGGCAAACTATTGATATTGGCGATTTTGGTGGGACGTATATGGTTCAAGCCATTGTGATTGATCAGGCAGTTGCGGGAGATTTGGTTTTTGCCGTTCATTATGATCCTGCGACTAAACAGGTTTCATATATTCCAACCCAATTGGGCGCAAGAAACGATGGCAGCAAGCAGGCCGTCATGAGAACTCCTCATCATAGCATTTATGCTGTAATCAGGAAGGATAATCCTTCTTTTGTCGATATGCAAGAGCACTGGGCGAAAGCAGAGGTTGAGCAGCTTGCTGCGAGGTTCATTGTAATCGGTATTTCCGATGAGCGTTTTGCACCGAATGACAGCATTACGCGGGCTGAATTTGCTTCCTTGCTAGTGCGTTCAATGGGGGTATCTTTAGAGCATGACTCCGCGTATCAAGGTTTTACAGATATAGCCTCGACTGCATGGTACGCTTCTGCGGTAGAAGCAGCAGTGAGAGCGGGGCTTGTTCAGGGACTAACCTCAGAACGCTTTGGACCTAATGAGCAGATCAGCCGGGAACAGATGGCGGTTATGCTTGCCAGAGCATTGACGATTGTCTCCAAAGACAGAACTGAGCCAGTAGATAGCGGGACTGAGGTTGCATTTACCGATCAGGATCAGATATCTCCATGGGCCGAGGCCGCAGTTGCCGAGACAGCTAAAGCTGGAATTATTACCGGAATGGCAGGCCAAACATTCGCGCCTAAAGACTTTGCAACTAGAGCGCAGGCGGCAGTGATGCTGAATCGTTTTTTGCAAGCAGTAGGATTTATTGGCTAG